A section of the Bradyrhizobium oligotrophicum S58 genome encodes:
- a CDS encoding BolA/IbaG family iron-sulfur metabolism protein: MAMAATDIERLIKDAFPDAIVVIEDLAGDGDHYSARVTSQAFAGKSRVQQHQMVYSALKGQMGGVLHALALETSLPK, encoded by the coding sequence ATGGCGATGGCAGCAACTGATATCGAGCGTCTGATCAAGGACGCGTTCCCGGATGCAATCGTCGTGATCGAGGATCTGGCCGGCGACGGCGACCATTATTCGGCGCGCGTCACCTCACAGGCTTTCGCGGGAAAGAGCCGGGTGCAGCAGCATCAGATGGTCTATTCGGCCCTGAAGGGCCAGATGGGCGGCGTTCTGCATGCGCTCGCGCTCGAGACATCATTGCCGAAATGA
- the grxD gene encoding Grx4 family monothiol glutaredoxin has protein sequence MSTSERIQKLIDSNDIVLFMKGVPAAPQCGFSSAVAQILAKLDVPFEGVNVLADPFIREGIKEFSNWPTIPQLYVKGEFVGGCDIVREMFQAGELATLLADKGIKAPAS, from the coding sequence ATGTCGACATCCGAACGCATTCAGAAGCTGATCGACAGCAATGATATCGTTCTCTTCATGAAGGGCGTGCCGGCGGCACCGCAATGCGGCTTCTCGTCCGCGGTGGCACAGATCCTGGCAAAGCTCGACGTGCCCTTTGAAGGCGTCAACGTGCTGGCCGATCCCTTCATCCGCGAGGGAATCAAGGAATTCTCCAACTGGCCGACCATTCCCCAGCTGTATGTGAAGGGCGAGTTCGTCGGCGGCTGCGATATCGTGCGCGAGATGTTCCAGGCCGGTGAGCTCGCGACCCTGCTGGCCGACAAGGGCATCAAGGCGCCGGCGTCATGA
- a CDS encoding (2Fe-2S) ferredoxin domain-containing protein, producing the protein MSDSEVAEADDEFEVPQLYKYHAFVCLTQRPPGHPRGSCGALGVQPLWDRLTKTIESQRLTDIGVTAAGCFGFCSAGPMMVVYPDGIWYRPTKPEDIDEIVESHFKQGKRVDRLVMVLKR; encoded by the coding sequence ATGAGCGATTCTGAAGTCGCCGAGGCCGATGACGAGTTCGAGGTTCCGCAGCTCTACAAATATCACGCCTTCGTCTGTCTGACGCAGCGGCCACCGGGACATCCGCGCGGCAGCTGCGGCGCGCTCGGCGTGCAGCCGCTGTGGGACCGGCTCACCAAGACCATCGAATCGCAGCGGCTGACGGATATCGGCGTCACCGCCGCCGGGTGCTTCGGCTTCTGCAGTGCAGGCCCGATGATGGTGGTCTATCCCGATGGCATCTGGTATCGGCCGACCAAGCCTGAGGACATCGACGAGATCGTCGAGTCCCACTTCAAGCAGGGCAAGCGCGTCGATCGCCTCGTG